The stretch of DNA TGACATGATTTTACTAACCATACTAAAAGGTAAGCATGTAgaataattttaagttttttacaTCTATTTTTTCATCTATGATAGATGACGGTTACCTGGACAAGTGGATATGACATAAGCGAAGCTGTACCATTTGTGGAATGGGGTCCAAAGGGAGGAAAGCAGATACAATCTGCTGCAGGAACATTGACATTTAATCGGAACAGCTTGTGCGGTGAGAATTATTACGTAATTTAAAGGAACGATGTGTCACTAGGAAGCATAACATAGAACTCAACAAATAATGACAACATTTTGTTGATCTGTAGGTCAACCTGCGCGAACCGTTGGCTGGCGTGATCCTGGTTTTATACACACAAGTTTCCTTAAAGAACTTTGGCCAAATATGAGGTAtatattaaactatttttttttgttttgtttatgattCGGTCGATAGAGTTTGGTCTGAAAGCTTAGCAACCGTCACAATTATTCCCCCAGGTATACCTACAGGTTGGGGCATTTCTTGCTTGATGGGTCTTATGTATGGAGCAAGAGGTATTCATTCAAAGCATCCCCATATCCTGGACAAAACTCATTGCAGCGTGTTATCATATTTGGTGACATGGGAAAGGTAGCATTGATTATTTAAGGATTATGGTTACTGATTAGTACAATAAGGAAAATACTTAATTTACTTTACATGACTTTTAGGCCGAGCGTGATGGTTCCAACGAATATGCAAATTATCAACCTGGTTCACTTAACACCACTGACCAACTCATCAAGGATTTAGACAATTTTGACATTGTTTTCCACATAGGAGATCTACCATATGCAAATGGATACATCTCACAGTGGGATCAATTCACAGCTCAACTGCAAGAAATTTCTTCAACAGTTCCATATATGATAGCAAGGTTTGTTTTCTTGCAATCAGTTTATGCCATCAAcatttgaattatgttttaCATATACTTTAAGACCGTAAGGATGTTACATTTATTGATATTGTAGTGGAAATCATGAACGTGATTGGCCAAACACGGGATCCTTCTTTGACACTCCAGATTCAGGTGGAGAATGTGGAGTTCCAGCTGAAACCATGTACTATTTTCCTGCTGAGAACAGAGCCAAATTCTGGTAAGTTATATTAATCTAATGCAAACCATCAAAATTATGTTTGGTCGTATGGTAAAGAACTCGGACACATTAATCATGTAGCCATAGGTTCAATTCCTAGTTCGTGCGTAGAGAAAATCTGGTTGGGAATGACCCACAATGTGAGCCCCAACAGATTACTCGACGGAGATTAGTCACTGTTAAACAGCGATGAATACTCCGTAGCTATAATATGTTCAAAATTGGAAATATGCAGGTATGCAACAGATTATGGCATGTTTCGTTTCTGTATAGCAGATAGTGAGCATGATTGGAGAGAAGGATCAGAACAATACAAATTCATTGAGCATTGCCTTGCAACAGTAGATAGAAAACAACAACCATGGTTAATCTTTGCAGCACATCGCCCACTCGGTTACTCCTCTAATGATTGGTATGCCGACGAGGGTTCATTTGAAGAGCCAATGGGAAGGGAAAGTTTGCAACGGCTTTGGCAGAAGTACAAAGTAGACATTGGATTTTATGGTCATGTCCATAACTATGAAAGAGTATGCCCCATTTATCAGGTATAAATACTACTgcctccggtccttaatattaaagaaagtttactttttagatgtACTGAGTAACTAATGTATCTAACCTATATTATAGGTCAGAcactccggtccttaatattagagaaaatttactttttagatacactgaataactaatgtatctagccTATATTATAGGTCAGAGTCGGATACATTAGTTTCtgaatgtatttaaaaagtaagttttctcttatattaCGGACCAGAGGGAGTCTTGTCACATTTCATTGTAAATGCACCAGCATCCATTTCTAATCATCCAAATGTGTATAATGCAGAACCAATGCGTGAATAAGGAAAAATCTCATTACTCTGGCACTGTGAATGGAACAATTCATGTTGTTGTTGGAGGAGGGGGAAGTCACTTATCAGACTTCGCCAAAGCACCTCCTGTTTGGAGTATTTTCAGAGACAAAGACTATGGTTTTGGCAAACTAACAGCATTCAATCACTCGTTTCTCTTGTTTGAGTACAAGAAAAGTAGTGATGGAAAGGTCTATGACTCTTTTACCATTTCCAGGGACTATAGAGATGTCTTGGCATGTGTGCATGATGGTTGTGAGAAAACCACCTTGGCAAGCTGAGTTATGTTCTGCAGTAGAATTGATGTAgtctaaaaatgaaataaaataattttaggtcatatttggcctaaaatcacccctcttcaccttttttcttgttgtttttaatctaaataagtgatttttcacatagattaagttttttagttgtttttcttttttatctgTGTGATAtcgtcgtctgagtgcggcgtttgTGTTAACCGTCGTCTTGGTACGACATTGTTGAATTCTCCGTCTTGTTACGGTGTTcgtttagttcatattgaaagatcatcttcaatcaattgcaaattcaatcaatgatttgggcatcaacgttgcagatccggaagcatggatATTTCGGTGACTttagttttatcatattattatttgtaggcattttgccgttgtatgctattaacatggatgctgtgagtttgttcgcagattcatcctttttgtttttagcgatgttgaatgTGTATTTGGATCTGATGTACTActtcaattattggaatgaatgaatatcgttatttttttagtcaaaaaaagaaaaaagaaaagtaaaggTTATTATTATGTTCAATTTCCATGCATCATGCAAGTTTTATGAAATGCAACTATAGAAACAAAATGCACAAATAACCCAACACTATATATTTTCAGTATAATACAAATTCTAAAATTTACAAgtgtgtaaaaaaatataacatgaaAATGCAATTCCTTAATTATAATGTAGATGTAGACATTTAGGGGTGgcaattttattcatttatccTTTATCCATCCAAATCTATCAACTCTAAAGCCATTCAATCCATCCAACaatttttagaaattcaatggattatttcttaataaaaaaatccaatGGATAATTTTCACTATTCAGatttatataaaacaaattatgaaaaaaatataaataaaagttgatttataaattaatttaaatataattaataaattaaaatttgaaaataaatacattGATACATGTCCCCGTGAGCGTAGCTCAGCTGATAGGGATattgcactatatgtgcaggagtcggGGGTTCGAAACtcagacacttcacttattcatttaCATAAAGAACAACAAGGGAAGCCGACTTCATTGAGGTTGAGATCCAGAGAAAAAACCCATATCACACTCAAATCCGAAACACCAAAGCAAACTAAATGGAGGAGGAAATGATCACCACGGCGGTGCCGATAATGGTTAATAGACATGTTTTGCACAAAACTAAGATTTATCcaaagaggataaaagagaggATAGAGAACTCACATGGATAGATCAATGGAAGGATTTCTCCGAGGCGGAGGTCAGAATTCAATCAAGCGTTGAAGGTGACCGACGATGGAGAAAGGGGGTACATGTAGAAAACACTTTGATGCCTAAGTTAGTATAAGTTTGAGATGGAGGCAGAAGTCAGAGTAATGTCTACCTTGTGAGGTTGTGAAGAGTTGTATATATAGGCCAATGAATGTGGCATTGAGGCGATGAATGTGGCTTGGTCCAACCCAACAATCGAGTTCAGAACAAGACTCATAGCTCCAGACTGGATTAAAATAAAGTAGAGATGAAGTAAAAAATGAATagaaaaggaagaagaaaattgGAAGAGTTTTAGTGCTACTACAGTACTGTGTATACATAAATGTGAAGTTAATTATACCACTCTGTGATGTGGCGTCACGTTCACGTATGCAGTTGACAGTTATATCATCACAACATTCATAGTAAACGAAGTAGTGGGGTATTTGATAGACATTTTGCAAATTTAGGGggtatttgatattttgaaaatatcaaGTAGATATTTGACGAATTCTGGAATTTCAGGGGTATTTGACATTTCACTTTCATTTAatttatccattttttttatgttttcaccATAGTATCCGACCATTGGATCGTGTCAATTCTGACATAAAGTAGTTTCAATCACCTCCAATTGCAGTTGCAGGAATCGAACCGCCTATCAAGTCAAGTGTCAATGACCACTGGTCCAACTAACTACCAAAGATTGATTTGTCCAATTTCAAAAACCAAGACAATTTCAAAAACCAAGACAATTAATTCGTTGAGACCATtaggtacctattaggtactcattaggtactcatggtacttattaggtactaccattagagcacaacacattttagtacttaataggtactaattctaatataagaactctctctctcttcttttaatgggacccactttatttaatatattcaaaaaataaaaaaatcacaacttttaaattggcataaaaatttaatgtcaacCATATATAGACATTGGTAgtcattgtttgtttctttttaccattggaaaaaaaataaatactcctatcatataaatcaaaaccaaattgaaaGATTCTACACCTCTCAaaattaccattttattaattattttaaattattttttaattatgtaattcttaaaatttggcaatattattttaaattaaatttcaaattttaattattttttcgaattataaaaaaaatagaccatactaattttgtaattttatcattaattcaatcaatgcttaattagtcttttggtcccttaaaaatattttatcattaactCACATCACACTTGCATCAATCTTTTTTATGGAAGTGGGACCAGAGTGCACAACGaatgatacaaaaaaatttaaattaatttttcttgtgAAACCTGAATAACCAAATTATCCCacacaacaaacaacaataataacaataaaaggagtaaaaactataaataaagaCGCGTCAATTTTAACTAGAAAAACTCAATGTGAGAGTATAAAATCACGGGTCATCCAGACCaaaaaaataactcaacaattatcaaataatgAGTACAACCAATGTCTTCCTAATTTCTTTAGGAACCGATAAAACATAAACGGTTCAGAAGATAAaactatttataaaaataaaattatctaaGTAACTAATAAAGTGACATAAACAACATACTCAAATTTCAGATAAAACGGAGAACGTTTGCCGAACACGTTTCTTCCTCTTTTGTCTGAACTCTCAAGCTCTCATTCTCTTCTCGTCACTGTGCCGCTGCATGTGACAAATTGCAGAATTGCAATAGCAATACTATATTTTGGATACTGTAGCTCACCTTGGACGGACCTAGACAAACAGTGACCAAGGCCCCCCTCCCGCTCATCTACatacaaacatatatataatatatcatattatatcatataccattagtatattataatttataaatatatctattatttatcatttacattatataaatatgaatttaattgatatgtatttacggtgtaaaaatatttatattgtcgaacaattataagtgttgaattattaaaaacacagctttttaataaacaaaaaattagttgtttcgagtggtaagagttttgggTCTCTTAAGTAAGTGGTCAAAAGTTTCATATTTGACTCTTGCGTATTGATAAAATTCGATTGAGGGGAAGAACTTATTTTTTGTGCCCCAAATATTTCCCGGAGGCGATTAGTCACCGGTCACCATTAAACAAGAAATTCGTAAATATAATAcgataacattaaaaaaaattacatggacATGTGTAATAGAAAAAtctacatttatttttattattattttattattttttgactcCCGGTGTGATTAATTTCTGGATCCGTTTACCTCTTTGATCATAGAGATTACTTCCCTTTTTATAAACAGACACACACTTCACGTGGGCAAAaccaaacaacaaaaacaatttttattttattttttatatttgtgtgTGGTTCCTACTTGAGGAAGGATACACCAAACATAATATACATGATTGAACTAACAAACTGAATACAAGttaactaaattttatttagatTATAAGATAACATAACATCTGTTCGATCACGTAATCCAATTTCCCGAAGATCGCACCTCCAAACTCCAACTCAAAACACCGACCTGTCTATCCGAAACAAATCAACAATTGAGAGTCATGGGGTGAGACTAATAAGTCTATCCAACTAAGGTGGTGATTACATCGCGGTACATGATTCAGTCAATtcataacataatttttttcataacattaaatataaaaataaatagtataacacaaattaattataatgttcATTTTAATTCCGAGGACACTCTAAGATGAGTAGGCCTACCATATCCATCTGCGATAATAAATGTACATTGACACAGCTAAAACTCACAAACATGATTGGATTCTATAGCGAACCACACTAGCAAAGCAAGCCATAACGTGGTACTGTAGTAGCACAACATAATGATTGACCGTctaatattcaattttaaaaaggtgaaattctaaTCATTTACCtaaactatttgataaaaaaaataaaataatatgaaaggTTGAATTATTTGCCGGAttctcaaataatatatttaagaTTCAATTATTTAAGAGTAGGTAGGGAGGGACCATTCttttttctctatatataaTTCCTTACCTCCCATAGTTATTATGAAAATGAAGAGCctcataatttttcatttgtaaatGGAAGCTGGTACTACGTTTTTCAATTTAaagatgagtttgttaatattGTGCTTCTTCTTCACCAACTTGTGGATGGGTTTGGGTGATATGAATGGAATTGGAGAGCAGCCATTGTCAAAGATTGCAATTCACAAAACCATTCTTGCACTTCATAGTTCTGCCTCTATTACAGCTTCCCCCTTTTTGCTTGGTAATAAggtataaaatcaattttaatatatcatTATAATATGTACTATATAGTATTTGATTTTCTTCACTGTTTCACTAGTTTGGcctatttatttgattttcaatttaaattatataatgtttATATGGAGAGAATCATCAAAAGTTAAATAGTACATGCGTACTCTTGGTTTATTCAATATGATATAAAtcagatatattaattatttaataaatctaaaaagtcgTACGTACTCTATTGTTGCTTGCAGGGCGAGGACACCGAATGGGTGACAGTGGAACTTGAGGGGCCTGAACCAACCAATGAAGACTGGGTTGGAGTTTTCTCTCCAGCAAACTTTAAGTACAGTACACATACATATAAATCTGTCTCACTTTTAATAGAATTGTTTTTACTAGTAACTCCTATTAAATCAAATGAGATATTTAGCtgtaaaaataaacaataaaggtaactctttacaaaaaaaaaaaaccttgtttTTTACAAGAGGGACGACTCGGACGAGTACCATGAGACGGATTCGTGCAACTGCATATACTAATCACATTAATTTGTTCATTTTGTGTGTATATATTTGAAAACTATCTTTTAAGTAATGTTTTAGTTAAGCAACAAATCATTAGTTGGTCCAGTTGCAATCCCTGCAACTGCAATCGGGAGGGCGCTAAAGTCACTTGATGTCAAAAGTTCCCCCCAAATCAGATTAGACGGTGCAATAGGCTGgatattggtggtgaaaacaaaaaaaaatgttttagttAAGCAATGACACTAAAAGCTAGTTAAGCAAAAGCAAATAaccaatatatttttcttgacacAGTTCATCAACATGTCCACCCAACCCCAGTGACATTGGATGGGTAGATATTCCATATATATGCACAGCTCCAATAAAGGTAAATGCAACTGATCCATCTCATATTACTTTCACATGAATGAACATAACAATGAATTAATCAAGAATGaacttatcatgtttgttaATTGTGATTTTAACCTTTGTAACAGTACAAATATGCCAACCACTCTGATCCTAACTATAATAAGACAGGGAAAGCTGTTTTGAAATTCCAATTGATCAATCAACGT from Trifolium pratense cultivar HEN17-A07 linkage group LG5, ARS_RC_1.1, whole genome shotgun sequence encodes:
- the LOC123885648 gene encoding nucleotide pyrophosphatase/phosphodiesterase-like, encoding MEAGTTFFNLKMSLLILCFFFTNLWMGLGDMNGIGEQPLSKIAIHKTILALHSSASITASPFLLGNKGEDTEWVTVELEGPEPTNEDWVGVFSPANFNSSTCPPNPGDIGRVDIPYICTAPIKYKYANHSDPNYNKTGKAVLKFQLINQRADFSFALFSGGLSNPKLVAVSNFIAFANPKAPVYPRLAQGKSWNEMTVTWTSGYDISEAVPFVEWGPKGGKQIQSAAGTLTFNRNSLCGQPARTVGWRDPGFIHTSFLKELWPNMRYTYRLGHFLLDGSYVWSKRYSFKASPYPGQNSLQRVIIFGDMGKAERDGSNEYANYQPGSLNTTDQLIKDLDNFDIVFHIGDLPYANGYISQWDQFTAQLQEISSTVPYMIASGNHERDWPNTGSFFDTPDSGGECGVPAETMYYFPAENRAKFWYATDYGMFRFCIADSEHDWREGSEQYKFIEHCLATVDRKQQPWLIFAAHRPLGYSSNDWYADEGSFEEPMGRESLQRLWQKYKVDIGFYGHVHNYERVCPIYQNQCVNKEKSHYSGTVNGTIHVVVGGGGSHLSDFAKAPPVWSIFRDKDYGFGKLTAFNHSFLLFEYKKSSDGKVYDSFTISRDYRDVLACVHDGCEKTTLAS